The proteins below are encoded in one region of Streptomyces roseirectus:
- a CDS encoding LysR family transcriptional regulator, with amino-acid sequence MLNVRRLLLLTEATERGSLTAAAQALGMTTSAASQQMSLLEQEAGQPLIERLPRGIRPTPPGAALAERGRAIRRELRAAQADLDSFAALDQGTLRLGSFPTASASLLPLALTRFRRRHAGIRIEVRAGVLAELREMLHTGEVEQGLLWDYEWNRLDDSSLALTHLLDDPTVLVVPADSPLRTHPAARLSDLADQEWIIRADNHPVADVLRRSCRQAGFEPRIAYSSHDYQEAQAMVAAGLGIALAPRLALTSRRSDVRLLPFASDVPAPTRRILLARAATRPATPPAQAMARVLRTVAQRFTAPDLHRTQLGAVRRG; translated from the coding sequence ATGCTCAACGTCCGCCGCCTGCTGCTGCTCACCGAGGCCACCGAACGCGGTTCGCTCACCGCCGCCGCGCAGGCCCTCGGCATGACCACCTCCGCCGCCTCCCAGCAGATGTCCCTCCTCGAACAGGAGGCGGGCCAGCCCCTCATCGAGCGCCTGCCCCGGGGCATCCGCCCCACCCCGCCGGGCGCCGCCCTGGCCGAACGCGGCCGGGCCATCCGCCGTGAACTGCGCGCCGCCCAGGCCGACCTGGACTCCTTCGCCGCCCTCGACCAAGGCACCCTGCGGCTCGGCTCGTTCCCCACCGCGAGCGCGTCCCTGCTGCCGCTGGCCCTCACCCGCTTCCGCCGCCGCCACGCCGGGATCCGCATCGAGGTGCGCGCCGGAGTCCTCGCCGAACTCCGGGAGATGCTGCACACCGGCGAAGTGGAGCAGGGCCTGCTGTGGGACTACGAGTGGAACCGCCTCGACGACTCCTCCCTCGCCCTCACCCACCTCCTCGACGACCCCACCGTCCTCGTCGTCCCCGCCGACTCACCCCTGCGCACCCACCCCGCCGCACGCCTCAGCGACCTCGCCGACCAGGAGTGGATCATCCGCGCCGACAACCACCCCGTCGCCGACGTCCTGCGCCGCAGCTGCCGCCAGGCGGGGTTCGAGCCGCGCATCGCCTACTCCTCGCACGACTACCAGGAGGCCCAGGCCATGGTCGCCGCCGGCCTCGGCATCGCCCTTGCACCCCGCCTCGCCCTCACCAGCCGCCGCAGCGACGTCCGCCTCCTGCCGTTCGCCTCCGACGTCCCCGCCCCCACCCGCCGCATCCTCCTCGCCCGCGCCGCGACCCGCCCCGCCACCCCGCCCGCACAGGCGATGGCCCGCGTCCTGCGGACGGTGGCACAACGGTTCACCGCGCCGGACCTGCACCGGACACAACTCGGCGCGGTGCGGAGGGGATGA
- a CDS encoding FAD-dependent monooxygenase — MRGGRVAIVGGSIAGCAASIALERGGAEDITVYERAADGLAERGVGVAVHNARHAELESAGYIDAAVPWVPITRRRWYVRDDSDVRSPLGRAIATDPFPFHSYNWGPLWRELRGRVPATADFRAGSAIEAVEFTPGGAEVHAGGRTERYDVVIGADGYRSTVRAALYADVLPEYAGYLAWRGAYPVERLGDAELWAEDECAYVVFPGGHLVVYRIPDGAGGHRVNWVLYTVPPAGLDQGMRTPTSLPPGTAGDGLRAHLAHVADELLPAFWGGLVRATTHDELFLQPLYDFTAPHYAVGRAFLVGDAATVARPHTGAGAVKALQDATVLEAALTSTATWTEALAAYDADRAPSGQAMVELGRRLGRGLVLETPEWGALDQESLGMWWAEVTGTGPFGGRELKR; from the coding sequence ATGCGTGGTGGCAGGGTCGCGATCGTCGGCGGGAGCATCGCGGGGTGCGCGGCGTCGATCGCGCTGGAGCGCGGCGGGGCCGAGGACATCACCGTGTACGAGCGCGCGGCGGACGGCCTCGCCGAACGCGGCGTCGGGGTGGCCGTGCACAACGCCCGGCACGCGGAGCTGGAGTCGGCGGGGTACATCGACGCGGCCGTCCCGTGGGTGCCGATAACCCGCCGGCGCTGGTACGTCCGCGACGACAGCGACGTCCGCAGCCCCCTGGGCCGGGCGATCGCGACGGATCCGTTCCCGTTCCACAGCTACAACTGGGGTCCGCTGTGGCGGGAGTTGCGCGGCCGGGTGCCGGCGACGGCGGACTTCCGGGCCGGTTCGGCGATCGAGGCCGTCGAGTTCACGCCCGGGGGCGCCGAGGTGCACGCGGGCGGGCGGACCGAGCGCTACGACGTGGTGATCGGCGCGGACGGCTACCGCTCGACCGTCCGGGCCGCGCTGTACGCCGACGTCCTGCCCGAGTACGCCGGTTACCTGGCCTGGCGCGGCGCCTACCCGGTGGAGCGGCTGGGCGACGCGGAGCTGTGGGCCGAGGACGAGTGCGCGTACGTCGTCTTCCCGGGCGGCCATCTCGTCGTGTACCGCATCCCGGACGGGGCCGGCGGGCACCGCGTCAACTGGGTCCTCTACACCGTCCCGCCGGCCGGCCTCGACCAGGGCATGCGGACGCCGACGAGCCTGCCGCCCGGCACGGCGGGCGACGGGCTGCGCGCCCATCTCGCCCATGTGGCCGACGAGTTGCTGCCCGCCTTCTGGGGCGGCCTGGTGCGCGCGACGACCCACGACGAACTCTTCCTCCAGCCCCTGTACGACTTCACGGCGCCCCACTACGCGGTCGGCCGGGCCTTCCTGGTGGGCGACGCCGCGACGGTCGCCCGCCCGCACACCGGCGCCGGCGCCGTCAAGGCGCTCCAGGACGCCACCGTCCTCGAAGCCGCGCTCACCTCGACGGCGACCTGGACGGAGGCCCTGGCCGCGTACGACGCGGACCGCGCGCCGTCCGGGCAGGCCATGGTGGAGCTGGGCCGGCGGCTCGGGCGCGGGCTGGTCCTGGAGACGCCGGAGTGGGGGGCGTTGGACCAGGAGAGCCTGGGGATGTGGTGGGCCGAGGTGACGGGGACGGGGCCGTTCGGGGGGCGGGAGTTGAAGCGTTAG
- a CDS encoding MFS transporter: MAGRRRLGRRFGWLWAAYAVSAYGSGLGFGALPLIAVLVVHAGPAEVSALSAVGPAVGALLAVPLAPWVEFRRKRPVMIGMDLVRCAAMATVPVAYAFGRLGFVHLLVVSAVVATAKIAFSAASGAYLKALVRPDDLLVANARFESTNWSSIAVGPPLGGAAIGVFGPVATVLADALSYLLSALGIAAIGGKEEAPPAAGEGRARAGAWLDGWRHIMRHPGLRALYLNTVLVSGLIMATEPLLAVLMLRGLGFSPWQYGLAFAVPCVGGLIGSRLARPVVARYGQDAVLRTAGALRAVWLIGLVLVGPGVVGLVTVMAVELAIIVNMSLFAPVLATYRLAHTPGHLVARTLSAWSIGQQASIAVLTALAGLLADVTSPRTALVAAGLLVLATPLLLPRRERTPGRERAAVARR, from the coding sequence ATGGCGGGCAGGAGGCGGTTGGGCCGGCGGTTCGGGTGGCTGTGGGCGGCGTACGCGGTGAGCGCCTACGGGTCCGGGCTGGGGTTCGGGGCGTTGCCCCTGATCGCCGTGCTGGTGGTGCACGCGGGGCCCGCCGAGGTGTCCGCGCTGTCGGCGGTGGGGCCCGCGGTGGGCGCGCTGCTCGCGGTGCCGCTCGCGCCGTGGGTGGAGTTCCGGCGCAAGCGCCCGGTCATGATCGGGATGGACCTGGTCCGGTGCGCGGCCATGGCGACGGTCCCGGTGGCCTACGCGTTCGGGCGGCTCGGTTTCGTCCACCTGCTCGTGGTGTCGGCCGTGGTCGCCACTGCGAAGATCGCGTTCAGTGCGGCGAGCGGCGCCTACCTCAAGGCCCTCGTGCGGCCGGACGACCTGCTCGTGGCCAACGCGCGGTTCGAGTCGACGAACTGGAGCTCCATCGCGGTCGGTCCGCCGCTGGGCGGGGCGGCGATCGGGGTGTTCGGGCCGGTCGCCACCGTGCTCGCCGACGCGCTCAGCTACCTGCTGTCCGCGCTGGGCATCGCGGCGATCGGCGGCAAGGAGGAGGCGCCGCCGGCTGCCGGCGAGGGCCGGGCGCGGGCGGGTGCGTGGCTCGACGGCTGGCGGCACATCATGCGCCATCCCGGGCTGCGGGCGCTCTACCTCAACACCGTGCTCGTCTCCGGTCTGATCATGGCCACCGAGCCACTGCTGGCCGTGCTCATGCTGCGCGGGCTCGGGTTCTCGCCCTGGCAGTACGGCCTCGCCTTCGCCGTTCCGTGTGTCGGCGGGCTCATCGGCTCCCGGCTGGCCCGCCCGGTCGTGGCCCGCTACGGGCAGGACGCGGTGCTGCGGACCGCCGGCGCGCTGCGGGCCGTCTGGCTGATCGGCCTGGTCCTCGTCGGGCCCGGTGTCGTCGGGCTCGTCACCGTGATGGCCGTGGAGCTGGCGATCATCGTCAACATGAGCCTGTTCGCGCCGGTGCTCGCCACGTACCGGCTCGCGCACACCCCCGGGCATCTCGTCGCCCGTACGCTGTCGGCCTGGTCGATCGGGCAGCAGGCGTCCATCGCGGTCCTCACCGCGCTCGCCGGGCTCCTCGCCGACGTGACCAGCCCCCGCACCGCGCTCGTCGCCGCCGGTCTGCTCGTCCTGGCGACGCCGCTCCTCCTGCCCCGGCGGGAGCGCACGCCGGGGCGCGAGCGGGCAGCGGTTGCGCGCCGGTGA
- a CDS encoding LysR family transcriptional regulator, whose protein sequence is MDLEAVRTFVAVAEAGRFQEAAADLSITQQAVSKRVALLEKNLDVRLFTRTARGSRLTVDGQAFLPHARELLRAAERADASVRPGRRALRVDVVNRRVVMAGLVQDFYRLRPGTELDVLRLDTDVEGAIAAVDAGTIDATFHAVPPQQHLPDGIRTARVIDEPHQLLVGPRHPLADARAVTPGELAGHRIWMPGLDARGEVAVYYDELAAAFGLTIDVVGPVFGNEALLDEIADSADLGTLVGEGSRYLWPDSYDLRRVPIRDPAPVYPLSLIWRADNPHPALTELRAHLLSRRTSPPGTDVWTPRWSRPGRSQ, encoded by the coding sequence GTGGACCTCGAAGCCGTACGCACCTTCGTCGCCGTCGCGGAAGCGGGCCGCTTCCAGGAAGCCGCCGCCGACCTGTCGATCACCCAGCAGGCCGTCTCCAAGCGCGTCGCCCTGCTGGAGAAGAACCTGGACGTGCGCCTGTTCACCCGCACCGCCCGAGGCTCACGGCTCACCGTCGACGGACAGGCGTTCCTGCCGCACGCCCGTGAACTGCTGCGGGCGGCCGAGCGGGCCGACGCGTCCGTCCGCCCCGGCCGGCGCGCGCTGCGCGTCGACGTCGTCAACCGGCGGGTCGTGATGGCGGGACTCGTCCAGGACTTCTACCGCCTGCGCCCCGGCACCGAACTCGACGTCCTGAGGCTGGACACCGACGTCGAGGGCGCGATCGCCGCCGTCGACGCCGGCACGATCGACGCCACCTTCCACGCGGTCCCCCCGCAGCAGCACCTGCCCGACGGGATCAGGACGGCCCGGGTGATCGACGAACCGCACCAACTCCTCGTCGGACCGCGCCACCCGCTCGCCGACGCCCGCGCCGTCACCCCGGGGGAACTCGCCGGCCACCGGATCTGGATGCCCGGTCTGGACGCCCGAGGCGAAGTCGCCGTCTACTACGACGAACTCGCCGCCGCCTTCGGCCTCACCATCGACGTGGTGGGACCCGTCTTCGGCAACGAGGCGCTGCTGGACGAGATCGCCGACTCCGCCGACCTGGGGACCCTGGTCGGCGAAGGCTCCCGGTACCTGTGGCCGGACAGCTACGACCTGCGGCGCGTACCGATCCGGGATCCCGCGCCGGTCTACCCGCTCTCCCTGATCTGGCGCGCCGACAACCCCCACCCCGCGCTCACCGAACTCCGCGCCCACCTGCTCTCCCGGCGGACGAGCCCACCCGGCACCGACGTCTGGACACCTCGGTGGTCACGGCCCGGCCGGTCCCAGTAG
- a CDS encoding GlxA family transcriptional regulator, with translation MEGHPVVVVVGYPGAELLDIACLTTAFDYANRAGATPAYQVRVVTPGGGAIACQSGLTLRAQGALERFRGPLDTVVVSGGEGHEAAAANGGLIAHVRRLARVSRRVASVCTGASVLAATGLLDGRRATTHWLFADLLAASYPAVDVDPAPVYIRDGRVTTAAGVTSALDLALAFIEEDHGGELARQVARGLVTYLQRPGNQAQMSMFVAAPAPADDLVRDLVARVRAAPEADLRITTLAARAGVSERHLTRLFLAHTGQTPARYVRLARTEAAARLLTSSRLSLAQTAARCGFTSAETLRQAFVALYGVTPSHYRATQTGQATATTTAPIPSGTSSSTQNSASDLGTTSSRR, from the coding sequence ATGGAGGGGCACCCGGTCGTGGTCGTCGTCGGTTATCCCGGCGCGGAGTTGCTGGACATCGCCTGCCTGACCACGGCGTTCGACTACGCGAACCGGGCCGGGGCCACCCCCGCCTACCAGGTGCGCGTGGTGACGCCGGGCGGCGGGGCGATCGCGTGCCAGTCCGGGCTGACGCTGCGGGCGCAGGGCGCGCTGGAGCGGTTCCGGGGCCCGCTGGACACGGTCGTCGTGTCGGGCGGCGAGGGACACGAGGCGGCTGCCGCGAACGGCGGGCTGATCGCCCACGTCCGCAGGCTGGCCCGCGTGTCCCGACGTGTCGCGTCCGTGTGCACCGGCGCCTCGGTGCTCGCCGCGACCGGACTGCTCGACGGCCGCCGGGCCACCACGCACTGGCTGTTCGCCGACCTGCTCGCCGCCAGCTACCCCGCGGTCGACGTCGACCCGGCGCCCGTCTACATCCGCGACGGCCGGGTGACGACGGCGGCCGGGGTCACCAGCGCGCTGGACCTGGCGCTGGCGTTCATCGAGGAGGACCACGGCGGCGAACTGGCCCGGCAGGTGGCCCGCGGCCTGGTCACCTACCTCCAACGGCCGGGGAACCAGGCCCAGATGAGCATGTTCGTCGCCGCCCCGGCCCCCGCCGACGACCTGGTCCGCGACCTCGTGGCACGGGTGCGCGCCGCGCCGGAAGCCGACCTGCGGATCACCACGCTCGCCGCCCGCGCCGGCGTCAGCGAACGCCACCTCACCCGCCTCTTCCTCGCCCACACGGGACAGACCCCGGCCCGCTACGTGCGCCTCGCCCGCACCGAGGCCGCCGCCCGGCTCCTCACGTCCAGCCGGCTGTCCCTGGCCCAGACAGCCGCCCGCTGCGGCTTCACGTCCGCCGAGACGCTGCGCCAGGCGTTCGTCGCCCTGTACGGCGTCACGCCGTCGCACTACCGGGCCACCCAGACCGGTCAGGCCACCGCCACCACGACGGCGCCGATCCCCAGCGGCACGTCCAGCAGCACGCAGAACTCGGCCAGCGACCTGGGCACCACCTCGTCGCGCAGGTAG
- a CDS encoding MFS transporter, with amino-acid sequence MASSRSRQSPPAVETVPPAPGRRPWLAVLAVAFGVFTVTTTETMPIGLLPEMAAGLGVSEGSVGLTVTLYGLFAGALAPFLTAATRRLDRGRLLVVVLAVFVVGNVLTATATGYAWLMLVRLLVGFIHGVLWAIVASVAVRLVPPERAVRATAVVFSGISLASVVGVPLGTVVGQWLDWRAAFWGLAACSAVALAATVLLVPPMPPSGGVHLAELPRLLRAGNLRTALAVTAIVVVGHYAAFTYVTPFLLRNVGVPSDAVGVLLLGVGVAGVAGNFLSGTLIGRGPALRTVLLALLACTGASMALLLLTDSWLPGALFFLLAWGFAYSALPVALQTLVFRSAPRAREAATSLYVLCFNISIALGALTGALALDHSGPSLVMLTGAAFCGLGLLAAAFLRTERGVR; translated from the coding sequence TTGGCGTCCTCGCGCAGTCGGCAGTCACCGCCCGCCGTCGAAACCGTCCCGCCCGCCCCCGGCCGCAGGCCCTGGCTCGCCGTCCTCGCCGTCGCGTTCGGCGTGTTCACCGTGACCACGACGGAGACGATGCCCATCGGCCTGCTCCCCGAGATGGCGGCCGGCCTGGGTGTCTCGGAGGGGTCGGTCGGGCTGACGGTGACGTTGTACGGCCTGTTCGCGGGCGCGCTCGCGCCGTTCCTGACGGCGGCCACGCGCCGGCTCGACCGGGGGCGGCTGTTGGTCGTCGTCCTGGCCGTGTTCGTCGTCGGCAACGTGCTGACCGCGACGGCGACGGGCTACGCGTGGCTCATGCTGGTGCGGCTGCTGGTGGGGTTCATCCACGGTGTGCTGTGGGCGATCGTCGCGAGCGTGGCCGTACGGCTGGTGCCGCCGGAGCGGGCCGTGCGGGCGACGGCCGTCGTGTTCTCCGGGATCTCCCTCGCGTCGGTCGTCGGGGTGCCGCTCGGGACGGTCGTCGGGCAGTGGCTCGACTGGCGTGCGGCGTTCTGGGGGCTCGCCGCGTGCAGCGCGGTCGCCCTCGCCGCGACCGTCCTGCTCGTGCCGCCGATGCCGCCGAGCGGCGGCGTGCACCTCGCCGAGCTGCCGCGTCTGCTGCGGGCCGGGAACCTGCGCACGGCCCTTGCGGTGACCGCGATCGTCGTCGTCGGGCACTACGCGGCGTTCACGTACGTCACGCCCTTCCTGCTGCGCAACGTGGGGGTGCCGTCGGACGCGGTCGGTGTGCTCCTGCTGGGCGTCGGCGTCGCCGGGGTCGCCGGGAACTTCCTGTCCGGGACGCTGATCGGACGCGGGCCCGCGCTGCGCACCGTGCTCCTCGCCCTTCTCGCCTGCACCGGCGCGTCGATGGCCCTCCTGCTGCTCACCGATTCATGGCTGCCCGGCGCCCTCTTCTTCCTCCTCGCCTGGGGGTTCGCCTACTCCGCGCTGCCCGTCGCCCTCCAGACCCTGGTCTTCCGCAGCGCGCCCCGGGCCCGCGAGGCGGCGACCTCCCTCTACGTCCTGTGCTTCAACATCTCCATCGCCCTCGGCGCCCTCACCGGCGCCCTCGCCCTCGACCACTCGGGACCGTCCCTCGTGATGCTCACGGGGGCGGCGTTCTGCGGCCTCGGCCTGCTCGCCGCCGCGTTCCTGCGGACGGAGCGGGGGGTGCGGTGA
- a CDS encoding ArsR/SmtB family transcription factor, producing the protein MLTVASDIDVLARFGRALADPIRCRILLALRQAPAHPADLADTLGISRTRLSNHLACLRDCGLVVAVPDGRRTRYELADERLGRALDDLRAAVVAVEADRSCPDADAKGCC; encoded by the coding sequence ATGCTGACCGTCGCCTCCGACATCGACGTGCTGGCCCGCTTCGGCCGCGCGCTCGCCGACCCGATCCGCTGCCGGATCCTGCTCGCCCTGCGACAGGCCCCCGCCCACCCGGCGGACCTCGCCGACACGCTCGGGATCTCACGCACCCGCCTCTCGAACCACCTGGCGTGTCTGCGGGACTGCGGTCTGGTCGTCGCCGTCCCCGACGGCCGCCGTACGCGCTACGAGCTCGCCGACGAACGCCTCGGGCGCGCCCTGGACGACCTGCGGGCCGCCGTGGTGGCGGTCGAGGCGGACCGGAGCTGCCCCGACGCCGACGCGAAGGGGTGCTGCTGA
- a CDS encoding 2OG-Fe(II) oxygenase family protein has product MNHYALPDGSAALDGDLTGMGEHTDFGFVTVLWADQVPGLQVLSADGAWHDVSPVDGALLVNLGDLTARLTNDRWMSTLHRVKPPVVDGTVRRRRSVAYFHDGNIDAVVSTLPSHLDADDGLAYEPVLVRDHIRAKLAGSRQGKANTGAVREAARVRAASAGHPPRQFRVS; this is encoded by the coding sequence ATGAACCACTACGCCCTCCCGGACGGCAGCGCCGCCCTCGACGGCGACCTGACCGGCATGGGCGAGCACACCGACTTCGGTTTCGTCACCGTCCTGTGGGCCGACCAGGTCCCCGGGCTCCAGGTCCTGTCCGCCGACGGCGCCTGGCACGACGTCTCCCCCGTCGACGGCGCCCTCCTCGTCAACCTCGGCGACCTCACCGCCCGCCTCACCAACGACCGCTGGATGTCCACCCTGCACCGGGTGAAGCCCCCGGTCGTCGACGGCACCGTCCGGCGCCGCCGCTCGGTCGCCTACTTCCACGACGGCAACATCGACGCCGTCGTCTCGACCCTCCCCAGCCACCTCGACGCGGACGACGGCCTCGCCTACGAGCCGGTCCTCGTCCGCGACCACATCAGGGCCAAACTCGCCGGCTCCCGGCAGGGCAAGGCCAACACCGGCGCGGTGCGCGAGGCGGCGCGGGTGCGGGCGGCGTCGGCCGGACACCCGCCACGACAGTTCAGGGTTTCCTGA
- a CDS encoding RNA-guided endonuclease InsQ/TnpB family protein, protein MKTAHVKRAFKYRFYPTDAQAAELSRTFGCVRKVYNLALAARTEAWTRQERVNYDQTSAMLTAWKKTEELAYLNEVSSVPLQQALRHLQVAFTNFFGKRAKYPRFKSRKKSRKSAEYTTSAFRFRDGKLTLAKMAEPLDIVWSRPFPEGAAPSTVTVSQDAAGRWYVSMLVEDPTLKPLPAIDTAVGVDVGLNHLLTLSTGEKVSNPRHERKDRARLAKAQRQLARKAKGDGANRRKARQKVAKVYARIADRRRDNLHKLTTRLVRENQTIVIEDLTVRNMVKNGRLARAISDAAWADFRCMLEYKAVWYGREVIAVDRWFPSSKLCSTCGTLRDKMPLSVREWTCDCGTTHDRDVNAAKNILAAGLAVSVCGAGVRPQRRTPGGQSATKQKHLRREP, encoded by the coding sequence GTGAAGACCGCCCACGTGAAGCGGGCTTTCAAGTACCGCTTCTACCCGACCGATGCGCAGGCAGCCGAGTTGTCGCGCACGTTCGGATGCGTGCGGAAGGTCTACAACCTCGCCCTCGCGGCGCGCACCGAGGCGTGGACGCGGCAGGAGCGGGTGAACTACGACCAGACGTCGGCGATGCTGACGGCCTGGAAGAAGACCGAGGAGCTCGCGTACCTCAACGAGGTCTCCTCCGTCCCGCTGCAACAGGCCCTGCGCCACCTTCAGGTGGCGTTCACGAACTTCTTCGGCAAGCGGGCGAAGTACCCGCGGTTCAAGTCGCGGAAGAAGTCGCGGAAGTCCGCCGAGTACACGACCAGCGCGTTCCGGTTCCGGGACGGGAAACTGACTCTGGCGAAGATGGCAGAGCCGCTCGACATCGTGTGGTCCCGTCCGTTCCCCGAAGGTGCGGCGCCGTCCACGGTGACCGTGTCGCAGGACGCGGCCGGACGCTGGTACGTGTCCATGCTGGTCGAGGACCCGACGCTCAAGCCACTCCCCGCCATCGATACGGCCGTCGGCGTGGACGTCGGACTCAACCACCTTCTGACCCTGTCGACCGGGGAGAAGGTCTCCAACCCCCGGCATGAGCGCAAGGACCGTGCCCGTCTGGCCAAGGCCCAGCGGCAGCTTGCCCGCAAGGCCAAGGGTGACGGCGCCAACCGGCGCAAGGCCCGTCAGAAGGTCGCCAAGGTGTACGCCCGAATCGCCGATCGGCGCCGGGACAACCTGCACAAGCTGACCACTCGGCTCGTTCGTGAAAACCAAACGATCGTGATCGAGGACCTCACCGTTCGGAACATGGTGAAGAACGGCAGACTGGCCCGCGCCATCAGCGACGCGGCGTGGGCCGACTTCCGGTGCATGCTCGAATACAAGGCAGTCTGGTACGGGCGCGAAGTGATCGCGGTCGACCGCTGGTTCCCTTCGTCCAAGCTGTGCTCCACCTGCGGCACCTTGCGGGACAAGATGCCGCTGAGCGTCCGTGAGTGGACGTGCGACTGCGGGACGACCCACGACCGGGACGTCAACGCGGCGAAGAACATTCTGGCGGCCGGGCTGGCCGTGTCTGTCTGTGGAGCTGGTGTAAGACCTCAACGGAGAACTCCGGGCGGGCAGTCGGCGACGAAGCAGAAACACCTACGGCGCGAGCCGTAG
- a CDS encoding 2-oxoglutarate and iron-dependent oxygenase domain-containing protein, whose product MSRPAFAVPVVDISPYTHAGTPEEKAQVSRLMDAACSTVGFVQVLGHGIPDAVLEGLKEAVDGFFALPADVKKSYRVEGANRGYSPPRSESLSLSLGVESAGRMNDFFEAFNVGTEARSLPHLDLSEDDYGINVWPDVEGFRARTEAYFAEAGRVARTLTSVFADALGLPAGFFAGITDHSVDVLRLASSPP is encoded by the coding sequence ATGTCCCGCCCCGCTTTCGCGGTCCCGGTCGTCGACATCAGCCCCTACACGCACGCCGGGACACCGGAGGAGAAGGCCCAGGTCAGCCGGCTGATGGACGCCGCCTGCTCGACGGTCGGCTTCGTCCAGGTCCTCGGCCACGGGATCCCGGACGCCGTACTGGAGGGCCTGAAGGAGGCCGTGGACGGCTTCTTCGCCCTGCCGGCCGACGTCAAGAAGTCCTACCGCGTCGAGGGCGCCAACCGCGGGTACAGCCCGCCCAGGAGCGAGTCGCTGAGCCTGAGTCTGGGCGTCGAGTCCGCCGGGCGCATGAACGACTTCTTCGAGGCGTTCAACGTCGGCACGGAGGCCCGGTCGCTCCCCCACCTCGACCTGTCCGAGGACGACTACGGCATCAACGTCTGGCCCGACGTCGAGGGGTTCCGCGCCCGGACGGAGGCGTACTTCGCCGAGGCGGGCCGGGTCGCGCGCACGCTCACGTCGGTCTTCGCCGACGCGCTCGGCCTGCCGGCCGGCTTCTTCGCCGGGATCACCGACCACTCGGTGGACGTGCTGCGGTTGGCTTCCTCCCCTCCCTGA
- a CDS encoding TetR/AcrR family transcriptional regulator — MTVWDRPEPPNRPVPLDRERIVAAAVALADEGGLDAVSVRKVAARLGAGPMRLYGYIATKEELYDLMLDEVQGEILPESPPGDWREALRTLAHRTRHAALRHEWLADLLGGRPGLGPNGLAVTESTLSALTGLTDIDTVLRAVGTVSAYTTGAIRREIADLRAERASGLSKHAWQRAHGPHVTRLLATGRFPSLSQAVHDGTDMDAEDTFSTGLEWVLDAVAAKLGRAAG; from the coding sequence ATGACTGTCTGGGACCGGCCGGAGCCGCCGAACCGCCCCGTGCCGCTCGACCGGGAGCGGATCGTCGCCGCCGCCGTCGCACTCGCCGACGAGGGCGGGCTCGACGCGGTGTCCGTGCGCAAGGTCGCCGCCCGGCTCGGCGCCGGGCCGATGCGGCTGTACGGGTACATCGCGACCAAGGAGGAGCTGTACGACCTCATGCTCGACGAGGTCCAGGGCGAGATCCTGCCCGAGTCGCCGCCCGGCGACTGGCGCGAGGCGCTGCGCACGCTCGCCCACCGCACCCGGCACGCCGCCCTGCGCCACGAATGGCTCGCCGACCTCCTCGGCGGCCGTCCCGGCCTCGGCCCCAACGGTCTCGCCGTCACCGAGTCGACCCTCTCCGCGCTCACCGGCCTCACGGACATCGACACCGTGCTGCGTGCCGTGGGAACGGTCAGCGCGTACACCACCGGCGCGATCCGCCGCGAGATCGCCGACCTCCGCGCCGAGCGCGCCTCCGGCCTCTCCAAGCACGCCTGGCAGCGCGCCCACGGCCCCCACGTCACGCGCCTCCTCGCCACCGGCCGCTTCCCCTCCCTCTCCCAGGCCGTCCACGACGGCACCGACATGGACGCGGAGGACACGTTCTCGACGGGGCTCGAATGGGTGCTGGACGCGGTGGCGGCGAAGCTCGGGCGGGCGGCGGGGTGA